A part of Blastocatellia bacterium genomic DNA contains:
- a CDS encoding metal-dependent hydrolase — MENLTHSLFGAVLYRSGFDRYVPNILPLWVIGANLPDIDVIVNLFGKTAYLRHHRGLTHAIPGVIILSLALATAWFFWQRWQNSTTSNNTTINLSSFSLWLRLFISSFVAVGTHPMLDGLNNYGIRPFFTLE, encoded by the coding sequence ATGGAAAACCTCACCCATTCACTTTTTGGTGCGGTACTTTATCGTAGTGGCTTTGACCGCTATGTTCCTAATATTTTACCACTTTGGGTAATTGGGGCTAATTTGCCAGATATTGATGTGATTGTTAATTTATTTGGTAAGACAGCTTATTTAAGACACCATCGAGGTCTAACACATGCTATTCCTGGTGTTATTATTTTATCGCTAGCATTAGCAACCGCTTGGTTTTTCTGGCAACGCTGGCAGAATTCTACAACTAGTAATAATACAACTATTAATCTTTCTTCTTTTTCCCTTTGGCTACGCTTATTTATCTCTTCATTTGTTGCTGTTGGCACTCACCCAATGCTAGACGGCCTTAATAATTATGGAATCCGTCCTTTTTTTACCTTGGAATGA
- a CDS encoding NAD-dependent deacylase, with protein MTSAENNNLEKAAEIWRASKTAVALTGAGVSVASGIPDFRSSGGLWDEFEPMEYATLNTFIDEPEKVWKMFLAVSSQVRQASPNPAHIALAELEKAGKLRAVITQNIDGLHQVAGSKTVIEMHGCGRTLACPECGYHEPTPTTGLPPQPIPCPRVATVPGSHQLFHYLKPDVILFGEDLKREVMQEIIHWQNSLDLLLIIGTSAEVHPAAGLPTAVHALGAKIIEINTEPTRITKTRTDCFLQGKAEEVLPALQKLVLA; from the coding sequence ATGACAAGTGCAGAAAACAATAATTTAGAAAAAGCTGCTGAAATTTGGCGAGCAAGCAAGACGGCTGTTGCTTTAACCGGGGCAGGTGTTTCTGTTGCTAGTGGAATACCTGATTTTCGTAGTTCTGGAGGGCTTTGGGATGAATTTGAGCCTATGGAATATGCAACACTTAACACTTTTATTGATGAACCAGAAAAAGTTTGGAAAATGTTTTTAGCTGTTAGTAGCCAGGTTCGTCAAGCTAGCCCTAATCCAGCCCATATTGCACTAGCAGAACTAGAAAAAGCAGGAAAACTACGCGCTGTCATTACCCAAAATATTGATGGGCTACATCAAGTTGCTGGAAGTAAAACAGTAATAGAAATGCATGGTTGTGGGCGCACCTTAGCTTGTCCTGAATGTGGCTATCATGAGCCGACTCCTACAACAGGGCTACCACCTCAACCCATACCTTGTCCACGTGTTGCAACTGTACCGGGAAGCCATCAGCTATTTCATTACTTAAAACCAGATGTAATATTATTTGGCGAAGATCTAAAACGAGAAGTTATGCAAGAAATTATTCATTGGCAAAATAGCCTAGATTTACTTCTTATTATTGGCACTTCAGCAGAAGTTCATCCAGCCGCGGGACTACCTACAGCCGTACATGCCCTAGGAGCAAAGATTATAGAGATTAACACCGAACCAACTAGAATTACTAAGACTAGAACAGACTGCTTTTTACAAGGAAAAGCTGAAGAAGTATTGCCAGCATTACAAAAATTAGTTCTTGCATAG
- the zwf gene encoding glucose-6-phosphate dehydrogenase has protein sequence MPESNVLTSYGVETQTSDIPSQPCVMVIFGASGDLTKRLLVPALYNLACDGLLAENFALLGFARSDWTTEAFRQQMNEDIKKFHTRQQFDQEVWDKLVSRFYYMSGEPSNPEHFQRLKTEVANLNSQHNTEGNVLFYFAVAPRFFGMLCDNLYNAGFQGGTGWKRIIVEKPFGTDLESARKLNKEVLAHWDENQIYRIDHYLGKETVQNLLSFRFSNGIFEPLWNKNYIDNIQFNVSEEVDVGSRGGYYDTSGVLRDMMQNHMFQMLACLCMETPGSFEPDSIRNEKAKLLQSIRVYTPEEVERYVVRGQYGPKLDENGNVIKPGYRQEKDVPAESKTETYTAARFHIDNWRWEGTPIYLRSGKALWKRGTEIVVEFKKAPQVLFRNTPVKQLHPNRLIFHIQPYQGIEMQFQAKIPGPTLQLQPVNMRFSYSDAFKASRYTGYEVMIYSCSHGDTTLFSRGDLVVAAWEVAQPIMDYWAATPANNFPNYARGSWGPIEASDLIEKDGRRWFEVVTDDLLKRVALFQNGDMLFLSQVIQALRPKMAEAGEMIINKGEIGREMYLLARGEVDVLDDSGNVVKVLKDGDFFGEVALLKSTPRMANVRARSSCDLFVLDKADFNRILHDHPQFAENVMKVANERYSVK, from the coding sequence ATGCCAGAATCCAACGTTCTAACTTCCTATGGAGTTGAAACACAAACATCAGATATTCCAAGTCAACCATGTGTTATGGTGATATTTGGAGCATCAGGAGATTTGACTAAAAGATTGCTTGTGCCAGCACTTTATAATCTAGCTTGTGATGGGTTGCTTGCAGAAAACTTTGCATTGCTTGGTTTTGCAAGGTCGGATTGGACAACTGAAGCATTCCGTCAACAAATGAATGAAGACATTAAAAAATTCCATACACGCCAACAATTTGACCAAGAAGTATGGGATAAACTAGTAAGCCGCTTTTATTATATGTCAGGTGAGCCAAGTAACCCTGAACATTTCCAAAGACTTAAAACAGAAGTTGCTAATCTTAACTCTCAACATAACACTGAAGGTAATGTACTCTTTTACTTTGCTGTTGCACCACGATTTTTTGGGATGCTCTGCGATAACCTTTATAATGCTGGTTTTCAAGGCGGTACAGGTTGGAAACGTATCATTGTTGAAAAACCTTTTGGTACTGATCTTGAATCGGCTCGCAAGCTTAATAAAGAAGTGCTTGCACATTGGGACGAAAACCAAATTTATCGAATTGACCACTATTTAGGTAAAGAAACTGTACAAAATTTATTATCTTTCCGTTTTTCTAACGGTATTTTTGAACCGCTATGGAATAAAAATTATATTGATAACATTCAATTTAATGTTTCTGAGGAAGTAGATGTAGGCTCACGAGGTGGTTATTATGACACTTCAGGCGTTTTACGAGATATGATGCAAAATCATATGTTTCAAATGTTAGCTTGTCTTTGTATGGAAACACCTGGATCTTTTGAGCCTGATTCAATTCGTAATGAAAAAGCTAAACTCTTGCAATCCATTCGAGTTTACACACCCGAAGAAGTAGAGCGTTATGTAGTGCGCGGTCAATATGGGCCAAAACTTGATGAAAATGGCAATGTTATCAAACCCGGCTATCGTCAAGAAAAGGATGTTCCAGCAGAATCTAAGACAGAAACCTATACAGCAGCACGCTTTCATATAGATAACTGGCGTTGGGAAGGTACACCCATTTATTTACGCTCAGGAAAAGCTTTATGGAAACGCGGGACAGAAATTGTTGTAGAGTTTAAGAAAGCTCCTCAAGTTCTCTTTCGTAATACCCCTGTTAAGCAACTTCATCCTAACCGGCTTATTTTCCACATCCAACCCTATCAAGGCATTGAAATGCAGTTTCAAGCTAAAATCCCAGGGCCAACACTTCAATTACAACCTGTCAATATGCGTTTTTCTTATTCTGATGCCTTTAAAGCTTCTCGTTATACAGGTTATGAAGTAATGATATATTCCTGTTCGCATGGCGATACAACACTCTTTTCACGTGGTGATTTAGTTGTAGCTGCTTGGGAAGTAGCACAACCAATTATGGATTATTGGGCTGCTACACCTGCAAATAATTTTCCAAACTATGCTCGTGGTAGTTGGGGGCCAATAGAGGCTTCTGACCTTATCGAAAAAGATGGACGGCGTTGGTTTGAAGTTGTTACAGATGATTTATTAAAGCGAGTCGCTTTGTTTCAAAATGGGGATATGCTTTTCCTCTCACAAGTTATCCAAGCATTACGTCCAAAAATGGCGGAAGCAGGCGAAATGATTATTAATAAAGGTGAAATTGGCCGCGAAATGTATTTACTTGCTCGTGGTGAAGTTGACGTGCTAGATGATTCTGGAAATGTTGTTAAGGTGCTTAAGGATGGTGATTTCTTTGGTGAGGTTGCACTTTTGAAATCAACTCCTCGTATGGCTAATGTTCGCGCTCGTTCAAGCTGTGATCTTTTTGTGCTAGACAAAGCGGACTTTAACCGCATTCTACACGATCATCCACAATTTGCTGAAAACGTTATGAAGGTTGCTAATGAACGCTACAGCGTAAAATAA
- a CDS encoding carboxypeptidase regulatory-like domain-containing protein, whose translation MSKKSFEQRLKVLSPCSADWEKMVGNDQVRFCEHCSKSVNNISEMTREQALELVLKSNGRLCVRYYKTSDQKINFQPSNNSEFRLNPSPLLKFAAGVLLATALSASPAIAQTMLPIGDNVVVETKLNNPNLPDPTWEGGYASIQGTITDEQDAVIIGADVTLTGVAFLYEKTTTTNENGEFYFDNLPEQEYSISVVASGFSTLRKQMIIVGKMTNIRLTPTTGYNGGVMFFLQQRKC comes from the coding sequence ATGAGTAAAAAAAGTTTTGAACAACGATTAAAAGTGCTTTCCCCTTGTTCAGCAGATTGGGAAAAAATGGTAGGCAATGACCAAGTAAGATTTTGTGAACATTGCAGCAAAAGTGTTAATAACATTTCTGAAATGACCCGCGAACAAGCCCTTGAGCTAGTCTTAAAGTCCAATGGTCGATTGTGTGTTAGGTACTATAAAACAAGTGATCAAAAGATTAACTTTCAGCCTTCTAATAATAGCGAGTTTAGGTTAAATCCATCACCGTTACTAAAATTTGCCGCAGGTGTTTTGCTAGCTACTGCCTTAAGCGCGTCTCCTGCTATAGCTCAAACTATGCTTCCAATAGGTGATAATGTTGTAGTTGAAACAAAACTAAATAATCCAAATTTACCAGATCCTACTTGGGAAGGGGGCTATGCTTCGATCCAAGGTACAATTACAGATGAACAAGACGCGGTTATTATTGGAGCAGACGTTACTTTAACAGGAGTAGCTTTTTTATATGAGAAAACCACAACTACTAATGAAAATGGAGAATTTTATTTTGATAACTTACCAGAACAAGAATATTCAATTTCAGTTGTTGCTAGTGGATTCAGCACTTTAAGAAAACAAATGATCATTGTTGGAAAAATGACAAATATAAGGCTTACACCTACGACAGGATATAATGGAGGTGTTATGTTTTTTCTCCAGCAGAGGAAATGTTAG
- a CDS encoding ankyrin repeat domain-containing protein, which translates to MLGYYEERKQIDNSQEELPEIAEDVEELFSTVINNEIKKVKTLLNKGVNINSTNIYGETALMFAVEDRKMLKFLLKSGADVSIRSRFGTTALMHAAVHGDIEIVKMLLSAGAYVNATDIHGRSALLFAAVDGRDEIVNILLLSGADTNLKDSTGSTAACYAKAGDHKKVKKLLKSIGAE; encoded by the coding sequence ATGTTAGGCTATTATGAAGAGCGAAAACAAATAGACAATAGCCAAGAAGAATTGCCTGAAATAGCTGAAGATGTTGAAGAGCTTTTTTCTACTGTTATCAACAATGAAATCAAAAAAGTCAAAACTCTGCTAAATAAAGGTGTAAACATAAATAGCACAAATATTTATGGTGAAACAGCTTTGATGTTTGCTGTAGAGGACAGAAAAATGCTTAAATTTTTGCTTAAATCCGGTGCAGATGTTTCGATTAGAAGTAGATTTGGCACAACTGCCTTAATGCATGCGGCTGTTCACGGTGATATAGAGATAGTCAAAATGCTACTTTCAGCAGGTGCTTATGTTAACGCTACTGATATTCATGGGCGGAGTGCGTTGCTTTTTGCTGCTGTTGATGGGCGAGATGAGATTGTCAACATTCTATTATTATCAGGAGCAGATACCAATCTAAAAGACTCTACTGGCAGCACAGCCGCTTGTTATGCTAAAGCAGGCGACCATAAAAAAGTTAAAAAACTGCTAAAATCTATTGGAGCAGAATAA
- a CDS encoding DUF4388 domain-containing protein, with protein MQGTLTTAYLPDLLRTIYTQRRTGVLILTQGDVRKQVFFELGQIVFASSTRNEDRLGETLVRHGKLSREQLTAFLDSLESGQHLGNALVERDFLNNRELISYVNFQIIDIIYSLFSWTTGAYEFAQGEEYMAPEDLKLKFSTATVILEGVRRIEDYEVIRRGLGDLNRLIIPTEFPLLRLQTIVLKPIEHRILELIKQPTDIVKILVSTNETAQKTLKSLYGLLSIGLLRQAEVAELSETTGKMEAPESLQQRAAAALPASYTVRSTEQIARPAELSFPEPSSTPVTPTSIAQNAVQNIPQNDAPLDLERVKRDISLIKDRVSSQDAKVVFGLSPEPSEEEIRNAYYRLATKFHPDKFIQAPRQIREDIDYIFSNLTKLYNRLQQEMPNASLPPINLSISSAALPRPASLQSPSSSAQTAPSSYKPTYQQASSPYQVAPPPSDYQIPASSNYQSPKYPTSGYVSPNLSSPAASYLQPSFTPPTNSSSLSNTSPNRGTMRPISDEQYGGMQMQKFPQRTLPRLGKIDIEGALNDLFDYLEDRKAPLFVADSLSSLLRTKPPTYIEQANLVEAVVSWARQKVSFTGRSLSDVLLFVVSAIKHAEQARVLQDFEPQKFYGSFIQELARYCPQNEVQNFLTQAGQL; from the coding sequence ATGCAAGGGACTTTAACAACTGCATATCTACCGGACTTACTGCGTACTATTTACACTCAGAGACGTACAGGCGTTTTAATACTTACTCAAGGCGATGTGCGAAAACAAGTTTTTTTTGAACTAGGCCAAATTGTTTTTGCCTCAAGTACCCGTAATGAAGACCGTTTAGGGGAAACTTTAGTTAGACATGGGAAGCTTTCTAGGGAGCAACTAACAGCTTTTCTTGATAGTTTAGAGTCAGGGCAACATTTAGGCAATGCTTTAGTTGAAAGGGATTTTCTTAATAATCGGGAACTAATTAGCTATGTTAATTTTCAAATCATAGACATTATTTATTCTCTGTTTAGTTGGACTACAGGAGCTTATGAATTTGCTCAAGGTGAAGAATATATGGCTCCAGAAGACCTAAAGCTAAAATTCTCTACTGCTACAGTAATTTTAGAAGGTGTACGTAGAATTGAAGATTATGAAGTTATTAGACGTGGTTTAGGTGATCTTAATAGGCTTATTATCCCAACAGAGTTTCCTTTACTACGTTTACAAACAATAGTATTAAAGCCTATAGAACATCGTATTTTAGAGCTAATTAAACAGCCAACAGATATTGTTAAAATCCTAGTTTCAACAAATGAGACAGCACAAAAAACATTAAAATCTTTGTATGGACTGCTTTCTATTGGACTGCTTAGACAAGCAGAAGTAGCAGAACTTTCAGAAACAACAGGAAAAATGGAGGCCCCAGAATCGCTACAACAACGTGCTGCTGCCGCGCTTCCAGCCTCATATACAGTTCGCTCTACAGAGCAAATTGCAAGACCAGCAGAGTTATCTTTTCCTGAGCCAAGTTCTACTCCTGTCACACCTACTAGCATAGCGCAAAATGCAGTTCAAAACATTCCCCAAAATGATGCACCGCTAGATTTAGAAAGGGTAAAAAGAGATATTTCTTTAATTAAAGACCGTGTTTCATCACAGGATGCTAAAGTAGTTTTTGGTTTAAGTCCCGAGCCTAGCGAGGAAGAAATCCGAAATGCTTACTATAGATTAGCTACTAAGTTTCACCCAGATAAATTTATTCAAGCCCCACGTCAAATAAGAGAAGATATAGACTATATTTTTTCTAATTTGACAAAGCTCTATAACAGATTGCAACAGGAAATGCCTAATGCTAGCTTGCCTCCAATTAATTTAAGTATTAGCTCTGCTGCTTTACCAAGACCTGCTAGCTTACAAAGTCCTAGTTCATCGGCGCAAACTGCACCATCTAGTTATAAGCCGACTTATCAACAAGCATCTTCTCCTTATCAAGTAGCTCCTCCACCTTCAGATTATCAAATTCCAGCATCATCCAATTACCAATCACCTAAATATCCAACAAGCGGTTATGTTTCGCCTAATTTATCATCACCAGCAGCTAGTTATTTACAACCTTCTTTTACACCTCCAACAAATTCAAGTAGTTTGTCAAATACTTCTCCTAATCGTGGGACAATGCGACCAATTTCTGATGAGCAATATGGAGGGATGCAAATGCAGAAATTTCCTCAACGTACTTTGCCTAGACTAGGTAAAATTGATATTGAGGGAGCATTAAATGATTTGTTTGATTATTTAGAAGATAGAAAAGCACCTTTATTTGTTGCTGATTCGCTTTCCTCGCTACTACGTACCAAACCGCCAACATATATTGAACAAGCAAATTTAGTTGAGGCAGTTGTTTCTTGGGCAAGACAAAAGGTTAGCTTTACAGGCCGTTCTCTTTCTGATGTACTTTTATT